Sequence from the Sphingosinicella ginsenosidimutans genome:
CTCTCGAGACCGAGGTCACACAATTCGCCAAGACCGACAACGGAACGCCGCGGATCGACACGCCGGTCGGCACCCGTGCGACGGAGACGGTCTGCGTCGGCGCCGGCGGAACGCCGCCGCCCGCGCTGTTCGGCGGCGAGGGCAATGACTGTCACGGCGACAGCATCTATGCGCGCAACGGGCGGCTCAGCGTGCAGATGACCTGCACCCGCCACGGCCTGTCGGGCAATGTCCTGATCGGAGCGAACGGGACGTTCACCGACGGTCAGATCGAATATGACCGCGACGTGCGGACCAATCTCGTGACCGATGGCGACGTGATGATGACCGTCCACGTCACCGGGCGTCGCTCGGGGGCCTGCACCGCCGACACCGACGCCGGTGGCAATGCCAGCGCTGCCGCCGGCGACCATGCGGGCTGAGTGACCGGGCGGGCGGCGCTTTTCCCTGGCCTGGCCGCGCTCGCGCTGGCGATCGCGGGCTGCCGGGGAGAGGCGCCGCCGCGCGAGATGAGCCGGACTGAGGTGGCGGCCGTGCTCGCCGGCCTGCGCGTCGCGCCCGGGCTTTGGGAGGTGCGCAGCGCCGTCGTGGATGCGGCCGGGGCGAATCTTCCGGTGGAGGCTCGGCGGGGGATGATCGGGCCGCGCCCGACGCTGCGCCATTGCATCACGCCGGCGGAGGCGGCGCGCCCGGCCGCGCGCTTCCTCGGCCAGCCGGCCCGACCCGGCTGTGCCTGGCGCGGCTTCGCGCTGGCGGGAGAGCGGCTGCGCGGGACGACCGTCTGCCCGGGCGTCACGACGCGGATGGCCGGCCGCTACCGTCCCGACGGATTCGATTCGCGGATGGAGATCGATCGGGCGATGCCGGACGGGGCCGTCCTGACGCTGACGATTGCGAGCCGGGGGCGGCGGATCGGCGCCTGCCCGGAACAAAGGCCGGCGCCGGCCGCTGAAGCCGCGATGGAGGTGCGGCCGGGGTGAATATCCGGGTGATCGTGAACCGTGGCGGCGGCTCGGCCGGCGAGGAGGCGGCCGATCGGCTGCGGGCGCTCTTCGCGGCGGCGAGCGTCACCGCCGATATCGCTGTCGTCGCGCCGGACGAACTGGCCGATCTGTGCGCCGAGGCGGCCAAGGCGACCGGCCTGGACCTGGTCGCGGTGGCGGGCGGCGATGGCACGCTCGGCACCGCCGCCGCGGCGCTTGCCGGCACCGGCCGGCCACTCGGCATTCTTCCGCTGGGGACGCTCAATCATTTCGCGCGCGACGCCGGAATCCCCACCGATCTCGAGGGCGCGGTCGATGCGATCGCGAACGGCGTGCCGCGCCGGGTCGACATCGCCGAGGTCAACGGCAAGGTCTTCGTCAACAACAGCTCGGTCGGCCTCTATCCGCACATGGTCCGGCTGCGCGAGGCGCAGCAGGCGGGCGGGCGATCGAAGCGGCTCGCAATGCTCTCGGCGAGCCTCGCCACCCTGCGATCGTTCCGCAAGCATCGCCTCAGAATCCGCGCGCCGGGGCTTGAGGCGCCGATCGAGACGCCTTTGCTGTTCGTCGGCAACAATCGCTATCAGGTGAACCTGTTCGGCCTCGGCCAGCGTGAGGCGATCGACCAGGGGGAATTGTGCCTTTACGCCGTGCGCGCCCATAATCGCGGCCGGCTCCTGTGGGCCGGCCTGCGCGGGATTTTCGGCCGGCTCGACCAGCAGCGCGATTTCGTCACCGCTTATGTGACCGAAGCGGAAATCGCGTCCGATCGCGCCCGGCTCGGCGTCGCGACGGACGGCGAGCAGCAATGGATGGAAACGCCGCTCGTCTATCGCGTCAGGCCGGGGGCGCTGACGATCATGGTGCCGGCGGAACGCTGAATGTCTGGCCCGCCTCGGGGGCGATGAAGCGATCGGCGGGGATTGCCTGCTCACGGGCAAGCGCGGCGATCGCCTGGCGCGGCGCGTCGATCGGCTCGAAGCTCAGCTGGAACGTGCCCCAGTGGACGCCGATCGCGCGCGTCGGGTTCAGCGTCCGGAAAATGCGGAAGGCCTCCTGCGGATTGACATGGTTGGTGTGCATGACGGCCTCGGGCTGCCAGGCACCGATCGGGATGATCGCGAGCCGGAAGGGGCCGTGCGCGGCGGCCTGCCGCACCCAGGCGCCGTCGCCCCAGGCGGTGTCCCCGGCGAAGAAGATCTTGCCCGCCGGCGTCTCGATCGTGAACCCGGACCAGAGCGCGCGGCTGCGATCGGCGAGCCAGCGCGAGCTCCAGTGGTGGACCCGTTCCACCGTCACCGCATAGGCTTCGCCACATTGCCACGCCCCGCCCTCGCAGGTCGGGTGGCCCGCGACCATGCCGCCGTCCCTTCGCTGGATGAAGCGGCCGCCCCAATCGAAGGCGAGCGCCGGGATGCCGTTGCGCCGCAGGATGGTGTCGTTGCCGAGGCTGGTGACGATCCGCGGCCGATCGCGCTCCCACAGCCGCTTCAGCGTCGCGATGTCCATATGGTCATAATGGTCGTGGCTGATGACGACGAGGTCGATCTTGGGCAGGTCGTCGAAACGGACGCCCGGTTCGCGCACGCGCTTCGGCCCGATGAAGGAGAATGGGGAGGCGCGCTCCGACCAGACCGGATCGGTGAGGATGTTGAGCCCCGCCGTCTGCACCAGCACGGTCGAATGGCCGATCCAGGTGACGCGCATGTCGTTGCCGGTCACGCGCCGGGCCGGGACGACGGGATGGACGGGAACCTGGGCCGGCCAGGGCGCGCGGTCGCGTCCGGCGAGCCAGCGCGTGATCGCGCCGGACGGTCGCGAGATCATGGCGTCGGCATCGGGATTGAAGAAACGCTGGCCGTCAAAATGATCGCTGATCGGCCCGCGATAATAGATGCGATCGAGAAATGGCGGGACGAGCGTCGGCGCGAAGCAGAGCGCGACAAGGACGAAGAGCAGGCCTGTCCCGAGCCAGCGGAGCGCCCGCTTCATCGCGACAGCGAGAATCCCGCGGGCGCCCGGTCTTCGGAATGTTCTTCGTGATACATGTCGAAGACGAGCCTGGCCTCGCTGCCGGCGCATCGGACGGGGTAGACCCGGGTGACCGTGCCATAGCCGCCGGTGCCGCCATCGCTGTGCGGCCCGATCTGGGGCGTGCTTCCGTCGGGGCAGCGCAGCCGGCCGAGATAGGCATGCTCGCCTTCCGGGCCGCCGACACGGATCGGGTTGGCGAGGGTGCCGAGCGGATGCTGCTCGGCCGCGCGGATCGCCGCCAGTTCCTCGTCCTCCGGGCTGTCGCGATTGACCTGGCCCAGCATCTGTTCGGGCGTGGTCGCCTGCGGCGCGTGGGGCAGGGCGGCGGCGATCAGAAGGGCGATGAACATGGGGGGACTCCGGACGGGTTGGCCGCCATTTAGGGACCGGGCCCCGGCCGGCACAAGCCGCGATGCGCCGGGCCGTTGCGCGGGGCTAATGAAAATCGCGCGACCGGAGGCGCAGGCCGCCGTCGCGCCGTGGCGGCAGCGGAGGCCTGGCCAGCTTGCGCTCGCGCGGGTCTGGGCCGCCGCCGCGGGCACCGTCGGCGGGGCTCGGCAGGCGCGGGAAATCCATCTCGCCGACTCGCGCGAGGAGGGGCGTCAGATCCTCGATCCGATCGGTGATGACGTGGGTCACCTGGCCTTCGCGCTGGAGCGTGCCGTGGATCGCGATCATCGCCGCCGACATGATGACGCGCCGGTTCGCCTCGAAGATGCGCTGCCACGCGATCGCGTTGGCGATGCCGGTTTCGTCCTCCAGCGTGAGGAAGGTCACATTGCCCTTGCCCGGCCGCTGGCGGATCAGGACGATGCCGGCGACGACCACCTTGGCGCCGTCCTTCATCGCCGCCAGCCGCCCTGACGGCGTCACGCCAAGACGCGTAAGCTCGGGCCGCAGGAAGGCGGCCGGATGGCCGCGCAGCGACAGCTGGACCGCGCGATAATCCTCGACCACCTCGCGGCCTTCGGTCAGCGCCGGCAATGCCACTTCGGGCTCGTTCATGCGCGCCTCGGCCGCGGCGAACAATGGCAGCGGCGGCCCGCCGAGGCCGCGGATCCGCCACAGGGCCTGGCGCCGGTCGAGCCCCAGGCACTGGAAGGCGTCCGCATCGGCGAGCTTCTCCAGCGCCGCGACCGGGACGCCGGCGCGATCGAGCACATCCTCCACCGAGGTGAAGGGCGCCGCCATCGCCGCCGCCGCGATCCGCGCGCCATGATCGTTGGAAAGCCCGCGCACCATGCGAAGGCCGAGCCGGACCGGCCATAAAGCCTTCCCCGACATGTCCCGGGGAGGGTCTTGTGCCTCCAGCGTGCAATCCCAGCGGCTCGCATTGATGCACACCGGCCGCACCTCCACGCCATGTTCGCGCGCGTCGCGGACAAGCTGGGCGACGCCGTAGAAGCCCATCGGCTGGGCGTTGAGGATCGCGGCGCAGAAGACGTCCGGATGGTGGCACTTCATCCACGAGGAGGCATAGGCGATCCTGGCGAAGCTGGCGGCATGGCTTTCGGGAAAGCCGTAGCTGCCGAATCCCTCGATCTGGCGGAAGGTGCGCTCGGCGAAATCGCGCGAATAGCCGCGCTTCACCATGCCTTCGACCATGTCGTCGAAAAATGCGCTGACCCCGCCGGTCGATTTGAAGGTCGCCATCGATCGGCGCAGCGCATCGGCCTTGGCCGCGGGAAAGCCGGCGCCGACGATCGCCACCTTCATCGCCTGTTCCTGGAACAGCGGCACGCCGAGCGTCTTTTCAAGAACGTCCTTCAACTCCTCCCTCGGATATTCGGGCAGCTCCTTCCCCTCGCGCCGGCGCAGATAGGGGTGGACCATATTGCCCTGGATCGGCCCCGGGCGGACGATCGCGACCTGGATGACGATATCGTAGAACTGGCGGGGTTTGAGCCGCGGCAGCATCGACATCTGCGCGCGGCTTTCGATCTGGAAGACGCCGATCGTGTCGGCCCTGCCGATCATGTCGAAGACTTTCGGATCGTCGGTCTGCATCTCCGGCGAGGCGAGGGTGAGGCGGCACCCCTTGTGCGCGGCCAGAAGATCGAAGGCCCGCCGCATGCAGCCGAGCATCCCGAGGCCGAGAATGTCGACCTTCATGATCTTCAGTTCCTCAAGATCGTCCTTCTCCCATTCGACGACGCGCCGGTCCGCCATCGTCGCCGGTTCGATCGGCACGAGATCGTCGAGCCGATCGCGGGTGAGGACGAAGCCGCCGGGATGTTGCGAAAGGTGGCGCGGCGTGCCGACGAGCTGGCGGGTCAGCGCCAGCGTGAGCGCGAGCCTCGGATCGTCCCGGTCGAGCCCGAGCTGGGCGACATGGCGTTCGGCGACGCCGTCGTTCGACCAGCCCCAGACCTGGCCCGAAAGCGCGCCGGTCACGTCGTCGGGCAGGCCGAGCGCCTTGCCGACTTCGCGCACCGCGCGGCGCGTTCGGTAGCGAACGACAACGGCGGCGAGCGCGGCGTGGCGATGGCCGTATGTGTCGTAGATCCACTGGATCACTTCCTCGCGCCGCTCATGCTCGAAATCGACGTCGATGTCGGGCGGCTCGTTGCGGTCGTCGGACAGGAAGCGTTCGAACAACAGCTTGTGCGCGACCGGATCGATCGAGGTGATGCCGAGCACGTAGCAGATCATCGAATTGGCGGCCGAGCCGCGGCCCTGGCAAAGGATGCCCTGGCTGCGCGCGAACTGGACGATCGAGTTCACGGTGAGGAAATAGGGGGCGTAGTTCCAGCTCTTCACCTGGCTGAGCTCGCGCTCGAGCTGGTCGGCATGGGCCTGCGTCCGGTTGGGCAGGGCGGCGAGCGCGGCGCGCGCAAGCGCTTCCAGCGCCTCCTGCGGCGGGCGGCCGCTCATCACGATCTCGTCGGGATATTGCTGGCCAAGCTCGCGCAGGGAAAATTGGCAGCGATCGGCGATGTCGGCGCTCGCCCGCACCGCATCGGGGAAGCGCGCGAACCGCCGCGCCATTTCCTGCGGGCTCTTCAGGTAGCGGTCGGCGAAGCGTTCGCGGCGGAAGCCGAGCTCGTCGATCGTGCACTTCTCGCGGATCGCGGTGACGACATCCTGGAGCATCCTTTTTTCGGGGCTGTCATAGAGCACGTCGCCGGTGGCGAGGCCGCGCAGGCCGTGGCGGCGCGCCATCGCGTCCAGCGCATGGAGCCGCGCCGCCTCGCCCGGCCGGCGGCGATGGGTGAGTGCGACATGGCCGCGCGCGCCGAAAATGTCCGCCACCTGCGCGAGCGCGATGTCGGCGACGCGATCGGCCTCGTCCGGCACCAGAGCGGCGACGAGGCCGTCGCTCCACGCCGCGACATCCTCCCAATGGAGGAAGCACTGCCCCTTTTCCCCACGATCGCGGTCGGCGCGCATCTTGCCGGTGGTGAGCAGCCGGGTGAGCCGCGACCATGCGGCGCGATCTTCGGGCCAGACGAGCAGGCCGGTGCCGTCCATGAGATCGAGCCGGCAGCCGGCGACGAGCCGCACGCCCGTCTCGTCGCTGGCCCTGAGCGCCTTGACGAGACCGCCCACCGTATTGCGATCCGCGATCCCGATGGCTGGATAGCCGAGCAGCGCCGCCGCCGCGAACATCTCCTCCGCGCTCGCCACCCCGCGCAGGAAACTGAAATGCGTCGCCGCCTGGAGCTCGACATAGGAAGCGCAAGTCATGCGAAAATGCCGTGCATGTGCCAGGTGAGATCGCCGGTGCCGGGCAGGTCCGGATCGCCCCGGCGGAACAGCCAGAAGCGCTGGCCTTCCTCGGATTCGACCTGGAAATAGTCGCGGATGGCGTCGGCCTCGTCGGCGCGGCGCCACCATTCGCCGTGGATGCGCTCGGGGCCGTCGCCGGCGACGACCTTGTAGGCGCGGCCGCGCCAGGTGAAGCGCAGCGGCACGCCGTCCGGATGTTCGGCCATGACGAAATCCACCGGCTCCGGCGGCGCGAGCAGGCAGGCGGGGCGGGGCCAGCGCGGCCAGGGCGCGGCGGCGCCGAGCGGATCGGCGCGCGCGACGCTTCGTTCGGGCAGGTCGCTTTCGATCGCCGACAGCCGGAAGACGCGCCGCCGCCCGAGCCGGACGGCAAGCCGATCGACCAGCGCGGCGAGATCCGGCGTCTCCCGTCCGGCGAGGCCGCCCTCGATCGGCTGCGCGCCGAGCGGCTCGACGCGGGTGGCGACAAGGCGCAGGTTTTCAAGGCCGAAGCCGGGCTCCAGCCGCTCGATCCGCGCCGCCATCAGCCGCAGCAGATGGGCGCCGTCGCGGGTCGCCCGGGCGGTGCCGATCGCGGCCTGTTGCACGTCGCCGTCGATCCGGTCGCAGGCGAGGAGGAGGCGGCGCACGCCAAGGCCGGCGGATTCCAGCCGCGGCACCAGCCGGCGCATCGCCTCGCCGAGTGCTTCCTCGATCGCCTCCGGCGTCGCGATCGGCTCGAGGAAACGAAGCAGCACGGCGGGCGGCTCTTCCGGCACGACCGGATCGAACGGCTCGCCGACGCGGCCAAGCGCCTGATCGAGCCGCTTCAGCAGGAGACCGCCGAAGCGACGCTGGAGCGGGGCGCGGGGCATCGCGGCGAGCGCGCCGATCGTCCCGACCCCCAGCCGCGCGGCGGCGTCCAGCACCTCGGCGCCGAGCCGCAGCGCGGCCAGGGGGAAGGGGGCGATCGCCTCCGCCTCGCCGCCTTCGGGGCAGAGGATCAGCGGCGCGGCGCCATGCCGGGCGAGCGCATGGGCGGCGCCCAGGGAGCCGGCGACGGCGATCCGCGCGGCAAAGCCGAGGCGGCGGCAGAATGCGAGGATTCGTTCGCACATCCGCGCCTCGCCGCCGAACAGATGCGCGACGCCGGTCAGATCGAGCCACAATCCGTCGGGGCCCGACGGCGCGGCGCGCGGCGTCCAGCGACGCGCGGCAAAGCAGGCGAGGCGATCGAGCCAGGCGGCGTCGCCCGCAGGATCGGCATCGCGAACGACAAGGCCGGGGACGAGAATCCGCGCCTGGGCAAGCGGCATGCCGGGGGCAAGGCCGAGCGCCTGTGCCCGCGCGCAGGCCGCGGCAAGCACGATGCGGTTGCCGTCCTTGAGCGCGGTGACCAGCGCCGCGCCGCCGTCCGGACGGGCGATCAGGCGCGGCGGCGCGGTTTCCCGCGCCCAGCGGGCTCCGGGCCGCCAGCCGCCGCCGCGCGCTGCGATCAGGATCGGATCGACATCGCCGCGCCGCGATTCAGGCGGCGAGGCGATCCGCTCGGCCCGCCGGATCCGCGCGATCGCGAGGTCCGGCAGGCAGAGCGAGGCGAGCCTCGCCATCGGGCGCCTCCAAGAGCCAGTGGAAAGGCGGGCCGCCGCGCTGGCGGACCAGATCGACATGCCAGCGTGCCCGGCCGATGCCCGGATAAGGCAGGACGGCCGAGGGCGCGCAGCCGATCCGCCAGCGGGTGACCGCGCTCGACGGCGCGGCGAGCGGATCGCCTCCCCGCCTGTGCCAGCGCCGCAGCAGCAAGGCCGCGCTCCCCCCGTCCTCGGCGGCGAGCTGGAGCCGGCGCAGGCTCGCCTGGTCGATCCTCGAAATCTCGCCCACCACCGCGGCGAGGCCGCCATGGCGCAGGGCGTCTTCCATCGCCGCCAGCGCCTCCGCATCGTCGCGGCAGGCGGCGAAGAAGACGCGGTCGCCCGTCAGGCCGGCGCCCGCCAGGCCGGGGGCGAACAGGCCGGGGCCGGTCAGCGCCCAGAGCACCTGGCCGTCTCCCTCGTTGCGCGAGAAGCGCGCGGCGATCGCGGCCACGAACAGGGTCGCCGCCGCCATGTCCCCCGGCGCCTCGCTCGCCGCTGCCGCCTCATGCAACGCCGCCATCGCCAGGCCGCCGCCGGCAAGCCGCCCATCCACCGCGTCGAGCCCGAACGGCACTGCGCCGCGCCCATCGGCGCGGCCATTCTGCTCGATCGTGCGCACCGCCGCGCGCAGCTCGGCAAGGGAGGAAGGCGAAAAGGTCATCATGCGACTCGGACTCATATGTTCTTGATATGTTCCAACAGAGTCAAGCCGCTGCGCCCACGGCCTCCGCCCGCGCGGCGATCGCCTTCAGATCGGCGACGAACCTTTCATATTCGGCCTCGCGATCGTCGCGCACGCGAAGGAGGAAGCTCGGGTGGACGGTGACCCAGGCCTCGCCGCCATCGGGCAGCCGGTGGCCCGATCCGCGCAGGGCGCCGATGGTCACGACCTTGCCGAACAGCGATCGCGCCGCCGTCGCGCCGAGCGCCACCGTCACCGCCGGCTTCACCAGCGTCAGCTCCTGCTGAAGCCACCAGCGGCAGGCGGCGATCTCGCCGCCGTCGGGCTTGTCGTGGATGCGCCTTTTGCCGCGCGGCACGAACTTGAAATGCTTGACCGCGTTGGTGACGTAGGTGCGCCGCCGATCGATCCCGGCATCGGCGAGCGCGGAATCGAAAACCTGCCCGGCCGGCCCGACGAAGGGATGGCCGGCCAGATCCTCCTGGTCCCCCGGCTGCTCGCCGACGAAGAGGATTTCGGCGTCGAGCGGGCCTTCGCCGAACACCGTCCGGGTGGCGTGCTTGTAGAGGTCGCAGCGGGTGCAGTGCATCGCCTCGGCGCGGATCGCGTCCCAGGTCTTGCCGGCATTGTCGCCGACGACCGCCGCCGCCTTCGCCACCATCGCGCTCTCCC
This genomic interval carries:
- a CDS encoding error-prone DNA polymerase, with translation MTCASYVELQAATHFSFLRGVASAEEMFAAAALLGYPAIGIADRNTVGGLVKALRASDETGVRLVAGCRLDLMDGTGLLVWPEDRAAWSRLTRLLTTGKMRADRDRGEKGQCFLHWEDVAAWSDGLVAALVPDEADRVADIALAQVADIFGARGHVALTHRRRPGEAARLHALDAMARRHGLRGLATGDVLYDSPEKRMLQDVVTAIREKCTIDELGFRRERFADRYLKSPQEMARRFARFPDAVRASADIADRCQFSLRELGQQYPDEIVMSGRPPQEALEALARAALAALPNRTQAHADQLERELSQVKSWNYAPYFLTVNSIVQFARSQGILCQGRGSAANSMICYVLGITSIDPVAHKLLFERFLSDDRNEPPDIDVDFEHERREEVIQWIYDTYGHRHAALAAVVVRYRTRRAVREVGKALGLPDDVTGALSGQVWGWSNDGVAERHVAQLGLDRDDPRLALTLALTRQLVGTPRHLSQHPGGFVLTRDRLDDLVPIEPATMADRRVVEWEKDDLEELKIMKVDILGLGMLGCMRRAFDLLAAHKGCRLTLASPEMQTDDPKVFDMIGRADTIGVFQIESRAQMSMLPRLKPRQFYDIVIQVAIVRPGPIQGNMVHPYLRRREGKELPEYPREELKDVLEKTLGVPLFQEQAMKVAIVGAGFPAAKADALRRSMATFKSTGGVSAFFDDMVEGMVKRGYSRDFAERTFRQIEGFGSYGFPESHAASFARIAYASSWMKCHHPDVFCAAILNAQPMGFYGVAQLVRDAREHGVEVRPVCINASRWDCTLEAQDPPRDMSGKALWPVRLGLRMVRGLSNDHGARIAAAAMAAPFTSVEDVLDRAGVPVAALEKLADADAFQCLGLDRRQALWRIRGLGGPPLPLFAAAEARMNEPEVALPALTEGREVVEDYRAVQLSLRGHPAAFLRPELTRLGVTPSGRLAAMKDGAKVVVAGIVLIRQRPGKGNVTFLTLEDETGIANAIAWQRIFEANRRVIMSAAMIAIHGTLQREGQVTHVITDRIEDLTPLLARVGEMDFPRLPSPADGARGGGPDPRERKLARPPLPPRRDGGLRLRSRDFH
- a CDS encoding diacylglycerol/lipid kinase family protein — protein: MNIRVIVNRGGGSAGEEAADRLRALFAAASVTADIAVVAPDELADLCAEAAKATGLDLVAVAGGDGTLGTAAAALAGTGRPLGILPLGTLNHFARDAGIPTDLEGAVDAIANGVPRRVDIAEVNGKVFVNNSSVGLYPHMVRLREAQQAGGRSKRLAMLSASLATLRSFRKHRLRIRAPGLEAPIETPLLFVGNNRYQVNLFGLGQREAIDQGELCLYAVRAHNRGRLLWAGLRGIFGRLDQQRDFVTAYVTEAEIASDRARLGVATDGEQQWMETPLVYRVRPGALTIMVPAER
- a CDS encoding MBL fold metallo-hydrolase, with the protein product MKRALRWLGTGLLFVLVALCFAPTLVPPFLDRIYYRGPISDHFDGQRFFNPDADAMISRPSGAITRWLAGRDRAPWPAQVPVHPVVPARRVTGNDMRVTWIGHSTVLVQTAGLNILTDPVWSERASPFSFIGPKRVREPGVRFDDLPKIDLVVISHDHYDHMDIATLKRLWERDRPRIVTSLGNDTILRRNGIPALAFDWGGRFIQRRDGGMVAGHPTCEGGAWQCGEAYAVTVERVHHWSSRWLADRSRALWSGFTIETPAGKIFFAGDTAWGDGAWVRQAAAHGPFRLAIIPIGAWQPEAVMHTNHVNPQEAFRIFRTLNPTRAIGVHWGTFQLSFEPIDAPRQAIAALAREQAIPADRFIAPEAGQTFSVPPAP
- a CDS encoding ImuA family protein, with amino-acid sequence MSPSRMMTFSPSSLAELRAAVRTIEQNGRADGRGAVPFGLDAVDGRLAGGGLAMAALHEAAAASEAPGDMAAATLFVAAIAARFSRNEGDGQVLWALTGPGLFAPGLAGAGLTGDRVFFAACRDDAEALAAMEDALRHGGLAAVVGEISRIDQASLRRLQLAAEDGGSAALLLRRWHRRGGDPLAAPSSAVTRWRIGCAPSAVLPYPGIGRARWHVDLVRQRGGPPFHWLLEAPDGEARLALPAGPRDRADPAGRADRLAA
- a CDS encoding DUF6504 family protein; amino-acid sequence: MARLASLCLPDLAIARIRRAERIASPPESRRGDVDPILIAARGGGWRPGARWARETAPPRLIARPDGGAALVTALKDGNRIVLAAACARAQALGLAPGMPLAQARILVPGLVVRDADPAGDAAWLDRLACFAARRWTPRAAPSGPDGLWLDLTGVAHLFGGEARMCERILAFCRRLGFAARIAVAGSLGAAHALARHGAAPLILCPEGGEAEAIAPFPLAALRLGAEVLDAAARLGVGTIGALAAMPRAPLQRRFGGLLLKRLDQALGRVGEPFDPVVPEEPPAVLLRFLEPIATPEAIEEALGEAMRRLVPRLESAGLGVRRLLLACDRIDGDVQQAAIGTARATRDGAHLLRLMAARIERLEPGFGLENLRLVATRVEPLGAQPIEGGLAGRETPDLAALVDRLAVRLGRRRVFRLSAIESDLPERSVARADPLGAAAPWPRWPRPACLLAPPEPVDFVMAEHPDGVPLRFTWRGRAYKVVAGDGPERIHGEWWRRADEADAIRDYFQVESEEGQRFWLFRRGDPDLPGTGDLTWHMHGIFA
- a CDS encoding DUF3617 domain-containing protein encodes the protein MRGLAFLSLLALAGCGDNGAAVQNEAPAEAATIAAGQWTLETEVTQFAKTDNGTPRIDTPVGTRATETVCVGAGGTPPPALFGGEGNDCHGDSIYARNGRLSVQMTCTRHGLSGNVLIGANGTFTDGQIEYDRDVRTNLVTDGDVMMTVHVTGRRSGACTADTDAGGNASAAAGDHAG
- a CDS encoding DUF3617 domain-containing protein, with the translated sequence MTGRAALFPGLAALALAIAGCRGEAPPREMSRTEVAAVLAGLRVAPGLWEVRSAVVDAAGANLPVEARRGMIGPRPTLRHCITPAEAARPAARFLGQPARPGCAWRGFALAGERLRGTTVCPGVTTRMAGRYRPDGFDSRMEIDRAMPDGAVLTLTIASRGRRIGACPEQRPAPAAEAAMEVRPG